In Arachis hypogaea cultivar Tifrunner chromosome 2, arahy.Tifrunner.gnm2.J5K5, whole genome shotgun sequence, a genomic segment contains:
- the LOC112755631 gene encoding cysteine-tryptophan domain-containing zinc finger protein 3, producing the protein MEESELEEGEACSFQNHEEDLDDASIDPDVDLSYIDAKLQDVLGHFQKDFEGGVCAENLGAKFGGYGSFLPSSQRSPGWGHPRTPSKAHSQNTSKSSPKLQPEGGQGDAVQFSNGNQSLRPGPGSAGYSRLPAVKAPSVNDAITQENGMTTAGAEVFTSNDALTQENGSLSIKPRSTSDRKTLKFRIKMGADNLPTRRNAAIYSGLGLDVSPSSSLDDSPSESEGISHERQDAPFESPSCILKIMTDLPMLLSPLTDDLIQLIERETCARESTPVPVYINKPESSGMLPQESNTLRGKGNKKSSGRKKIKSLDGYESSMDMKSDSKKNVLSRKEQGINAVNTEERLSKTPKLPLLSSSYSLRDDSVKAVEVNKGIMREKTFSDHGQKGLVESTSTENGYVERIKGGSGDPAQRSLVEPTTSEVNGKTKGGLGRKFVGEKVSLNDSLACTEKDNPGRVKICDSVWGEPNTPKNSKGSHGTVTAVIQKQKLKSGTSLVPKVKKSFDGSSMSKNETEEARVQKGPGKARDTYRDFFGELDEEEDRMASPETSYGGKLKETEAVKRRTPEITRGIKERLGGAEKVDKSLISDEDPKRATNVQYTNVNGAAADIGKGDPASLAPVVMEDNWVQCDRCHKWRLLPAGTNPDSLPEKWLCSMLDWLPDMNRCNVSEDDTTKALITLYQVPPHNGQSNVQNVPASVMVAGIVPTTQQNNDLFAMPGGKKKPMKKTLNSANKDGSSQFSSSMKKSLPSSVKSRSLNDVNKSPALSNPDVLVKKHKTKQRMLEQDPDGGDTKNVKAKIRKDTDQDSSRPYKKSKIDGNDEEWMPQNGPARKGGYSSNSNVPTTSVGKDPLRPKDRSSSRDSKYNGNDKLLPSAEIAKDKGQGSMDEGSLNFGNYDSNGALKKRKLKEYQDAQLQESHVEFSDSRREKKPRNSKSEGRESSSSKGSGRTDKKGSHTKNHKFRQNPGSAPSQRNVGGMESSKVDLGPLRASAAATTSSSSKVSGSHQTKASFQELKGSPVESVSSSPMRILNTDKFTNRELTVKDGFHDAAAVVSATEQVKDRCHGEDSTGVYHANVTHPRKIGKGSLLKDNGGSYKSESIAEKFKSSIQLQDESPPSEAKQRKEGNAKLQENVGSKLDKSENILVGKKDYTENDIRKIQNGLNKEHNFQEVRTNGICKQEALPATSQSQLTECDIERSSKRPLSERNDKGVIGKGKLSLPPSGDVAGDLPQVDDELKLQKKQIRKGEYQNGTQQVNSRHPTINGHKSRELDNPTPNRRDSNSHSASNALKEAKDLKHLADRLKNLESTLESTGIYLRAALKFLHGASLLESSNNDSNKNEMIQYIHIYSTTAKLCEFCAHEYEKLKDMAGAALAYKCMEVAYMRVVYSSSTNASRDRHELQTAMQMVPLGESPSSSASDVDNVNNSITADKVALCKITSSPQVAGTHVIAARNRPNMARLLNYVQDMNSAMEASRRSQSAFAAANSNLGEGKYAEGLSSIKKALDFSFQDIEGLLQLVRLAMEAIAR; encoded by the exons ATGGAGGAGTCTGAACTTGAAGAGGGAGAGGCATGCTCATTCCAGAACCACGAGGAGGATCTTGATGATGCTAGCATCGATCCTGATGTTGATCTCTCTTACATT gaTGCAAAACTTCAAGATGTTCTGGGACACTTTCAGAAGGATTTTGAGGGTGGGGTGTGTGCAGAGAATCTTG GGGCTAAATTTGGTGGTTATGGATCATTTTTACCTTCCAGTCAGCGGTCTCCTGGATGGGGTCATCCAAGGACTCCATCAAAAGCTCATAGTCAAAATACATCCAAATCTTCCCCTAAGTTGCAACCAGAG GGTGGGCAAGGGGATGCTGTACAATTTTCAAATGGAAATCAGTCATTGAGACCTGGCCCAGGTTCTGCTGGCTACTCAAGGCTGCCTGCTGTTAAGGCACCTTCTGTTAATGATGCTATCACTCAAGAAAATGGCATGACAACTGCTGGTGCTGAGGTGTTCACTTCTAATGACGCTCTCACGCAAGAAAATGGTTCTCTAAGCATAAAGCCTAGAAGCACATCAGACCGGAAGACACTGAAATTTCGAATCAAGATGGGTGCTGACAATTTACCAACACGGAGAAATGCTGCTATCTATAGTGGACTTGGTCTTGATGTGTCTCCATCATCATCACTTGATGACAGCCCCTCAGAAAGTGAAGGAATTTCTCATGAGCGTCAAgatgctccttttgaatctccaTCTTGTATCCTTAAG ATTATGACGGACCTCCCTATGCTGCTGTCGCCTCTAACTGATGATCTCATTCAGTTAATAGAAAGGGAAACATGTGCCAGAGAGAGCACACCTGTCCCTGTTTATATTAATAAGCCAGAAAGTTCTGGGATGTTACCGCAAGAATCTAACACTCTAAGAGGCAAAGGCAACAAAAAATCGTCAGGAAGGAAGAAAATTAAGTCTCTAGACGGTTATGAGTCCTCAATGGACATGAAGAGCGACAGTAAGAAGAATGTTCTATCACGGAAGGAACAGGGTATAAATGCAGTGAATACTGAGGAGCGGCTTTCGAAAACCCCGAAGCTTCCACTTCTATCCAGTTCATATTCTTTGCGTGATGATTCAGTAAAGGCTGTGGAAGTTAACAAGGGTATAATGAGGGAGAAGACATTTTCTGATCATGGACAAAAGGGTTTAGTGGAGTCAACATCTACCGAAAATGGTTATGTTGAAAGAATAAAGGGAGGTTCAGGTGATCCAGCACAAAGGAGCCTAGTGGAGCCAACAACTTCTGAAGTGAATGGTAAGACAAAGGGAGGTTTAGGGAGGAAATTTGTGGGAGAGAAGGTTTCTCTGAATGATTCATTGGCTTGTACAGAAAAAGACAATCCTGGGAGAGTTAAAATTTGTGATTCAGTGTGGGGTGAGCCAAATACTCCTAAGAATTCAAAAGGAAGCCATGGCACTGTCACTGCTGTGATACAAAAGCAGAAGTTAAAGTCTGGCACCTCTTTGGTGCCTAAAGTAAAGAAGAGTTTTGATGGTAGTTCGATGTCAAAAAATGAAACTGAAGAGGCCAGGGTACAAAAAGGCCCTGGAAAGGCTAGAGATACATACAGAGACTTCTTTGGGGAACTAGATGAAGAGGAGGACAGAATGGCCTCGCCAGAAACCTCATATGGGGGTAAACTGAAGGAAACCGAGGCTGTCAAGAGGCGCACACCTGAAATTACTCGTGGAATAAAGGAGAGATTAGGTGGTGCTGAGAAGGTTGATAAGTCATTAATATCTGATGAAGATCCTAAAAGAGCCACAAATGTCCAGTACACTAATGTGAATGGTGCTGCGGCAGATATTGGAAAAGGAGATCCTGCATCACTGGCTCCAGTTGTGATGGAAGATAATTGGGTGCAGTGTGACCGGTGTCATAAGTGGCGCCTTCTTCCAGCCGGCACTAATCCTGATAGCCTGCCTGAAAAGTGGTTGTGTAGTATGCTTGATTGGCT GCCTGATATGAATCGCTGTAATGTTAGTGAGGATGATACCACAAAAGCCCTTATTACATTATATCAAGTGCCTCCTCATAATGGTCAAAGCAACGTGCAAAATGTCCCTGCAAGTGTTATGGTAGCAGGAATTGTACCAACTACCCAGCAAAACAATGATCTGTTTGCAATGCCTGGAGGGAAGAAAAAACCTATGAAAAAGACATTGAACTCTGCCAATAAAGATGGCTcttctcaattttcatcttctatGAAGAAAAGCTTGCCCTCATCAGTGAAAAGTAGGAGCTTAAATGATGTAAATAAATCTCCTGCTTTGAGTAACCCTGATGTTTTGGTGAAGAAACACAAAACTAAGCAGCGAATGCTGGAACAGGATCCTGATGGAG GTGATACAAAGAATGTGAAAGCAAAAATCAGGAAGGACACTGATCAAGATAGTTCTAGACCATACAAGAAAAGTAAGATTGATGGTAATGATGAAGAGTGGATGCCGCAGAATGGGCCTGCTAGGAAGGGGGGATACAGCTCGAATAGTAATGTTCCAACTACTTCAGTTGGCAAAGATCCACTTAGACCAAAAGATCGCTCCTCTTCAAGGGACTCTAAATACAATGGTAATGACAAGCTACTGCCTTCAGCTGAGATAGCAAAAGATAAGGGTCAGGGTTCCATGGATGAGGGATCCCTGAATTTTGGGAATTATGATTCCAATGGTGCTCTTAAAAAGAGGAAACTGAAGGAATATCAGGATGCTCAATTACAGGAGAGTCATGTGGAGTTTAGTGACTCTCGGAGGGAAAAGAAGCCAAGAAATTCAAAATCTGAAGGTAGAGAATCAAGTTCCAGTAAAGGAAGTGGCAGGACAGACAAAAAAGGTAGTCATACtaagaaccacaaattcaggcAAAATCCAGGGAGTGCGCCATCACAACGGAATGTGGGTGGTATGGAGAGTTCAAAGGTAGATTTGGGGCCTCTGAGGGCTTCTGCTGCTGCCACTACTTCAAGCTCGTCAAAGGTTTCTGGCTCACATCAAACCAAAGCTAGCTTCCAGGAATTGAAAGGCTCGCCAGTGGAATCAGTTTCTTCATCACCTATGAGAATTTTAAATACAGATAAATTTACAAATAGGGAACTGACGGTGAAAGATGGATTTCATGATGCTGCTGCTGTGGTTAGTGCAACTGAGCAAGTTAAAGATCGATGTCATGGTGAAGACAGCACCGGCGTTTATCATGCTAATGTGACTCATCCAAGGAAGATTGGCAAAGGATCACTTTTGAAGGATAATGGTGGCAGCTATAAGTCTGAGTCTATTGCTGAAAAGTTCAAAAGTTCTATCCAACTGCAAGATGAATCTCCTCCATCAGAGGCAAAACAGCGTAAGGAAGGCAATGCAAAGCTGCAAGAGAATGTTGGGTCAAAGCTTGACAAAAGCGAGAATATACTTGTTGGGAAGAAAGATTATACAGAAAATGATATTAGGAAAATACAGAATGGATTAAATAAAGAGCACAACTTTCAAGAAGTCCGTACAAATGGCATTTGCAAGCAGGAGGCATTGCCTGCTACTAGTCAGAGCCAGTTGACAGAATGTGATATTGAAAGATCTTCAAAAAGGCCTCTTTCAGAAAGAAATGACAAAGGAGTaattggaaaaggtaagttgtCATTGCCACCCTCTGGAGATGTAGCAGGTGATCTTCCCCAAGTAGATGATGAATTGAAGTTGCAAAAGAAACAAATTCGAAAGGGTGAATATCAAAATGGAACACAGCAAGTTAATTCCAGACATCCCACGATTAATGGACACAAATCCAGGGAGCTTGACAACCCTACTCCAAACAGAAGAGATTCTAATAGCCATTCGGCTAGCAATGCTTTGAAAGAAGCTAAAGACTTAAAGCATCTGGCTGATCGTCTTAAG AATTTAGAATCCACTCTCGAGAGCACGGGGATTTACTTACGAGCTGCACTGAAGTTTCTTCATGGAGCCTCTCTATTAGAATCTAGCAACAATGATAGTAACAAGAATGAGATGATTCAGTATATCCATATTTATAGTACCACAGCAAAATTGTGCGA GTTTTGTGCCCATGAATATGAGAAATTGAAAGACATGGCTGGAGCTGCTCTGGCTTACAAATGCATGGAGGTGGCATATATGAGGGTTGTATATTCCTCGAGCACTAATGCAAGCAGAGATCGGCATGAGCTGCAGACAGCTATGCAAATGGTTCCTCTTG GCGAGTCACCTTCATCGTCTGCATCTGATGTTGATAATGTTAACAACTCTATAACAGCAGACAAGGTTGCCTTGTGCAAGATTACCAGCTCCCCCCAAGTTGCTGGAACCCATGTTATTGCTGCCAGAAATCGTCCTAATATGGCGCGACTGCTCAATTAT GTTCAGGATATGAATTCTGCTATGGAAGCCTCAAGGAGATCACAGAGTGCTTTTGCAGCTGCTAATTCAAACCTTGGTGAGGGTAAGTATGCAGAGGGTTTGTCATCCATCAAGAAGGCTCTTGACTTTAGCTTTCAGGATATAGAAGGTTTACTGCAATTGGTTCGACTTGCTATGGAGGCGATAGCTCGGTGA
- the LOC112729356 gene encoding putative disease resistance RPP13-like protein 1 — protein MLISPLLVNFIQRKKLNRKLVEKLETVLKAAHAVINDAERRQIEEEAVKHWLDRLKDAVYDAEDILDEVTTKAAIQKVQGKSLSRYVNLHGDGEIVTKIEDIIAELESIVNEKDGLGLKEIPVEDMSWRIPSTSLVGVHQIYGRDQDREAIVKLLLDVTNDGGISVIPMVGMGGIGKTTLAQMVYNDDRVKQKFDVKAWVCDGQEEFDVLKATKTVMEKVTFSSCKSTELNTIQESLKEVLSGKKLLVVLDDMWSNNYDAWISFLKPFKSSNGGVKILVTTRLDSIADMVKTIPTYHLSLLGDDHCWSVFADHACLNSAEPHIRSALEVVGRKIVKKCNGLALAAQTLGGLLRARNEAADWEFILRNEIWELPKKDSGILPALRISYHYLPSHLKRCFVYCSLFPKDYEFKRDKLVLLWMSEGLLQQPKSGSTLEEVGYKYFNDLASRSFFQHSNTDENSFVMHDLMHDLAIFYGGKFFSRTFELETADKLDACPRHLSYSPNINDSLFSEISKVCDCLKKARTLLDVGFRSWNGYTKKIDPCRLLAQLKHVRVLSFHFFPLDDHDSLLDSIGDLIHLRYLDLSHSPIETLPESMCKLYNLQTLKLSECRRLEKLPSNMKDLVNLLHLDLSYTPIEVLPESLSKLHNLQTLKLRECVNLKKLPSKMQDLINLHHLDIEDTKIKEMPKRMSKLKDLQILYYYIVGKHEENGIGELGGLLNLPGSFRIEKLENVVDSSEAWKARMVDKKYISYLCLKWSSGEDSDIVESQLEKDVLSKLEPHNDLKYLDIKGYRGTVFPDWVGQSSYHNMTKLKLSGCRNCCVLPSLGQLPSLMRLEISHCEKLKMIGGSFYKGDGTRQHQETPFRSLKYLTIEKLPCWEEWESYECDDDDDDAPFPQLETLWIRYCPKLRGDLPAFLPSLKDLYISGCEELGCYLPRSPILRELRIDGKQEARMRDLPLSMLERLVINGEQQVEYVFDAMTHTQPTSLTWLSITNCTSAISFSRDSLPPSLEYLVIYDCKNVEFPMQHQQHHSLQTLEIHNSCDSLTSFAFPAFPNLKDLTIARRENLTSLELSQSQSLERLSVEECPKLENIIRLPASLEYLSIIRCPLLGEGIERKDPRIWPSISHIHTIAVNGTWIQFDFKILK, from the coding sequence ATGCTGATTTCACCCTTACTTGTCAACTTCATCCAGAGAAAGAAGCTTAACCGGAAGCTGGTTGAGAAGCTGGAGACAGTTCTGAAGGCTGCTCATGCTGTGATTAATGATGCCGAGCGGAGGCAGATCGAGGAGGAGGCTGTGAAGCACTGGCTGGACAGGCTGAAGGATGCTGTGTACGATGCTGAAGACATACTTGATGAAGTCACCACCAAAGCTGCCATTCAAAAGGTTCAAGGTAAATCTCTGTCTCGCTATGTCAATTTGCATGGTGATGGTGAGATAGTAACCAAGATAGAAGACATCATTGCTGAATTAGAGTCAATTGTAAATGAGAAAGATGGTCTTGGCTTGAAGGAGATACCGGTGGAGGACATGTCATGGAGAATCCCCTCAACATCTCTGGTTGGTGTGCATCAAATATATGGCAGGGACCAAGATAGGGAGGCCATAGTAAAACTGTTGTTAGATGTCACCAATGACGGTGGAATATCAGTGATTCCTATGGTCGGCATGGGTGGAATAGGAAAGACTACCTTAGCTCAGATGGTTTACAATGATGACCGAGTGAAACAAAAATTTGATGTTAAGGCATGGGTTTGTGATGGGCAAGAAGAATTTGATGTTCTTAAGGCGACAAAGACGGTGATGGAGAAAGTAACTTTTAGTTCTTGCAAGTCAACTGAGTTAAACACAATTCAGGAGAGTTTGAAGGAAGTCCTATCAGGGAAGAAGTTGTTGGTTGTTTTGGACGACATGTGGAGTAACAATTATGATGCCTGGATAAGTTTTTTAAAGCCTTTCAAATCTAGTAACGGGGGTGTTAAGATTCTTGTAACAACCCGTCTTGATTCGATTGCTGATATGGTGAAAACTATTCCAACTTACCATTTGAGTTTGTTGGGTGATGATCACTGCTGGTCAGTGTTTGCAGATCATGCATGTCTTAATTCTGCTGAACCTCATATCCGTTCTGCTTTAGAAGTAGTTGGTCGAAAAATTGTCAAAAAGTGTAATGGGTTAGCTTTGGCTGCTCAAACACTTGGAGGTTTATTAAGAGCAAGAAATGAAGCAGCAGATTGGGAATTTATATTGAGGAATGAAATTTGGGAACTTCCCAAAAAAGATAGTGGGATTCTTCCAGCATTAAGAATCAGTTATCACTACCTCCCTTCCCACTTAAAACGTTGCTTTGTTTATTGTTCTTTATTCCCAAAAGACTATGAATTCAAAAGAGATAAACTGGTGTTATTGTGGATGTCAGAAGGTCTTTTGCAGCAACCAAAGAGTGGCAGCACTTTAGAAGAAGTtggttataaatattttaatgatTTGGCTTCGAGATCATTTTTCCAACATTCTAACACTGATGAAAATTCATTTGTCATGCACGATCTCATGCATGATTTAGCAATATTCTATGGTGGAAAGTTTTTTTCTAGAACCTTCGAACTCGAAACTGCAGACAAGCTTGATGCTTGTCCTCGTCATCTTTCATATAGTCCTAATATCAATGATTCGTTATTCTCAGAGATCTCGAAAGTATGTGATTGTTTAAAAAAAGCAAGGACATTGCTGGATGTTGGTTTTAGATCATGGAATGGTTACACAAAGAAAATTGATCCTTGTCGCTTACTTGCACAGTTGAAGCACGTAAGGGTTTTGTCATTTcatttctttcctcttgatgatCATGATTCATTACTTGATTCAATAGGTGATTTGATCCATTTGCGTTATTTGGATCTTTCTCATTCACCTATCGAGACATTGCCAGAGTCAATGTGCAAATTGTATAATTTACAAACACTAAAGTTGAGTGAGTGTAGAAGACTAGAAAAGCTTCCAAGCAACATGAAGGATCTTGTAAATTTGCTTCATTTGGATCTCTCTTATACGCCAATTGAGGTATTGCCCGAATCATTGAGTAAATTGCATAATTTACAAACGTTGAAGTTGAGAGAGTGTGTAAACCTTAAAAAGCTTCCAAGCAAGATGCAAGATCTTATAAATTTGCACCATCTCGACATTGAAGATACTAAAATAAAAGAGATGCCGAAAAGGATGAGCAAATTAAAAGACCTGCAGATTTTATATTACTATATTGTCGGCAAGCACGAAGAGAATGGGATAGGGGAATTGGGAGGACTTTTAAATCTTCCAGGGTCATTTCGAATTGAGAAATTAGAGAATGTGGTTGATAGCAGTGAAGCTTGGAAGGCAAGGATGGTTGATAAGAAATACATCAGTTATCTATGTTTGAAGTGGTCATCAGGTGAAGATAGTGATATTGTTGAGTCCCAACTCGAAAAAGATGTGCTTAGCAAATTAGAACCTCACAATGACCTGAAATATCTAGACATAAAGGGTTACAGGGGTACCGTGTTTCCGGATTGGGTAGGGCAGTCTTCGTACCACAACATGACTAAGTTGAAGCTGAGTGGATGCAGGAATTGTTGTGTGCTTCCTTCACTCGGACAGTTACCCTCTCTAATGAGATTGGAGATTTCACATTGCGAGAAGCTGAAGATGATTGGTGGGTCATTCTATAAGGGTGATGGAACTCGTCAGCATCAGGAGACACCCTTCCGATCCCTTAAATATCTGACTATTGAAAAACTGCCTTGCTGGGAAGAATGGGAgtcatatgaatgtgatgatgatgatgatgatgcaccATTTCCTCAACTTGAAACACTTTGGATAAGATACTGTCCTAAGTTAAGAGGAGATTTGCCCGCTTTCCTTCCGTCTTTGAAAGATCTTTACATTTCAGGATGCGAGGAGCTTGGTTGTTATCTGCCAAGATCTCCCATCCTACGTGAATTAAGAATAGATGGCAAACAGGAAGCAAGAATGCGGGACCTACCACTTTCAATGTTGGAGAGACTAGTAATTAATGGAGAGCAGCAGGTGGAGTATGTGTTTGATGCCATGACTCACACCCAACCAACCTCTCTCACATGGTTAAGCATCACAAACTGCACATCAGCCATATCATTTTCAAGGGATTCTTTGCCCCCTTCATTGGAATATCTAGTCATATAcgattgcaagaatgtagaattCCCAATGCAACACCAACAACATCACTCGCTACAGACATTAGAAATACACAACAGCTGTGATTCGCTTACATCCTTCGCATTCCCAGCGTTCCCAAATCTCAAGGATCTGACAATCGCAAGACGTGAAAATTTGACATCTCTGGAGCTGTCACAGTCACAGTCCCTCGAACGATTAAGCGTTGAAGAATGCCCTAAGCTGGAGAACATAATAAGGCTGCCTGCCTCTTTAGAGTATCTCTCCATCATTCGATGTCCGTTGTTGGGTGAAGGCATAGAGAGGAAGGACCCCCGCATTTGGCCATCCATTTCCCACATCCACACAATTGCTGTTAACGGCACATGGATTCAGTTTGACTTTAAGATCTTAAAATAG